Proteins found in one Methylophilaceae bacterium genomic segment:
- a CDS encoding Ig-like domain-containing protein, translated as MQDFSAENGVLSDLSVAEDRLSATLTLTPDATIEDTANVVSLTGANFTDAAGNLGTGTGTSNSYAVDTVSPTMNSAVVSSNGLSIVITYSELVGGTLEPADYAVTIDGQAYSGTIDAAVIGTDSDANKVTLTLSSPIQSGSVVTNLIYTANAGAVNSVTDVVGNPAASQTLSSVSNGSSADTIAPTVTSITVADSSLIIGETTTVTVVFSEAIAPESLVLQDFSAENGVLSDLSVAEDRLSATLTLTPDATIEDTANVVSLTGANFTDAAGNLGTGTGTSNSYAVDTVSPTMNSAVVSSNGLSIVITYSELVGGTLEPADYAVTIDGQAYSGTIDAAVIGTDSDANKVTLTLSSPIQSGSVVTNLIYTANAGAVNSVTDVVGNPAASQTLSSVSNGSSADTIAPTVTSITVADSSLIIGETTTVTVVFRRRLLLNRWYCKIFLLRMVC; from the coding sequence TTGCAAGATTTTTCTGCTGAGAATGGTGTGCTAAGCGATCTGTCGGTAGCGGAAGATCGTTTGTCTGCGACCTTAACGCTAACACCGGATGCTACTATTGAAGATACTGCGAATGTTGTTAGTCTGACGGGTGCAAACTTTACTGATGCTGCGGGCAATTTGGGCACAGGTACGGGTACCTCAAATAGCTATGCTGTGGACACTGTATCACCTACGATGAATTCGGCTGTGGTGTCTTCGAACGGTTTGAGTATAGTCATTACATACAGCGAGTTAGTTGGTGGTACACTGGAGCCCGCTGACTATGCTGTGACAATCGATGGTCAAGCTTACTCTGGGACCATTGATGCTGCAGTTATTGGAACTGATTCTGACGCTAATAAGGTTACGCTAACATTGTCTTCTCCGATTCAATCTGGTAGCGTAGTGACTAACCTGATTTATACAGCTAATGCAGGTGCGGTTAACTCGGTTACTGATGTTGTCGGTAATCCAGCTGCATCTCAAACGTTGTCTTCAGTTTCTAATGGATCTAGTGCCGATACGATTGCACCGACAGTGACCTCGATTACGGTTGCTGACTCGAGCCTGATAATTGGTGAAACGACGACTGTGACGGTAGTTTTTTCGGAGGCGATTGCTCCTGAATCGCTGGTATTGCAAGATTTTTCTGCTGAGAATGGTGTGCTAAGCGATCTGTCGGTAGCGGAAGATCGTTTGTCTGCGACCTTAACGCTAACACCGGATGCTACTATTGAAGATACTGCGAATGTTGTTAGTCTGACGGGTGCAAACTTTACTGATGCTGCGGGCAATTTGGGCACAGGTACGGGTACCTCAAATAGCTATGCTGTGGACACTGTATCACCTACGATGAATTCGGCTGTGGTGTCTTCGAACGGTTTGAGTATAGTCATTACATACAGCGAGTTAGTTGGTGGTACACTGGAGCCCGCTGACTATGCTGTGACAATCGATGGTCAAGCTTACTCTGGGACCATTGATGCTGCAGTTATTGGAACTGATTCTGACGCTAATAAGGTTACGCTAACATTGTCTTCTCCGATTCAATCTGGTAGCGTAGTGACTAACCTGATTTATACAGCTAATGCAGGTGCGGTTAACTCGGTTACTGATGTTGTCGGTAATCCAGCTGCATCTCAAACGTTGTCTTCAGTTTCTAATGGATCTAGTGCCGATACGATTGCACCGACAGTGACCTCGATTACGGTTGCTGACTCGAGCCTGATAATTGGTGAAACGACGACTGTGACGGTAGTTTTTCGGAGGCGATTGCTCCTGAATCGCTGGTATTGCAAGATTTTTCTGCTGAGAATGGTGTGCTAA